The Virgibacillus phasianinus genome includes a window with the following:
- a CDS encoding prepilin-type N-terminal cleavage/methylation domain-containing protein, translating into MLERLKKKIKKENGFTLVELLAVIAILAIIVAIAVPTIGNVIGDSEAKANDASKELFENAARLAHASGYEPTDGAAYTLTELNTKGFLDEDPSDKFSGTVVVTTVTDGGTKYEYKETE; encoded by the coding sequence GTGTTAGAACGGCTAAAGAAAAAGATTAAGAAAGAAAATGGTTTTACGTTAGTTGAGCTTTTAGCAGTCATAGCAATTTTAGCAATTATTGTAGCAATTGCGGTGCCAACGATTGGGAATGTTATTGGCGATTCAGAAGCAAAGGCAAATGATGCCAGTAAAGAACTTTTCGAAAATGCAGCTAGATTAGCGCATGCTAGCGGGTATGAGCCGACAGATGGTGCTGCATATACATTAACAGAGCTTAACACAAAAGGTTTTCTTGATGAGGATCCTTCTGACAAATTTTCGGGTACTGTCGTGGTAACAACAGTCACAGATGGTGGAACAAAATACGAATATAAAGAAACTGAATAG
- the ytrI gene encoding sporulation membrane protein YtrI: MHIPPYYKKKSWQRFLVGTFFGAIIGYCVLLYMYGNMYENLLEQNAELQSQVKELTSQNKALLKDKEDLDQQSKESDTVKAIEITISNGEELKMDRLIVHQLEDLIKEEISHIIGQDVDIVSESDLLLMSTIENKSFRVDDMTYKFTVSKLSITETVKLTMEAEIEG, from the coding sequence ATGCATATCCCTCCCTATTACAAGAAAAAAAGCTGGCAGCGCTTTTTAGTTGGTACATTTTTCGGTGCAATAATTGGATACTGTGTACTGCTGTATATGTACGGTAATATGTATGAAAATTTACTGGAGCAAAACGCCGAATTACAATCACAGGTGAAAGAATTAACGAGCCAAAATAAGGCTTTACTGAAAGACAAAGAAGATTTAGACCAGCAGTCCAAGGAATCCGATACCGTAAAGGCAATTGAAATTACTATTTCAAACGGTGAAGAGTTAAAGATGGATAGATTGATTGTACACCAGCTAGAGGACCTTATTAAAGAAGAAATTTCTCATATTATTGGACAGGACGTTGATATTGTATCGGAAAGTGATTTATTACTGATGTCTACCATTGAAAATAAAAGTTTCCGCGTTGATGATATGACATATAAATTTACTGTCAGTAAACTTTCCATTACCGAAACAGTAAAACTAACAATGGAAGCTGAAATTGAAGGGTAA
- a CDS encoding YtrH family sporulation protein has translation MEERFFASFIHCYFIAFGVIIGGTIIGSIGHFMTGDAPVASITRLARSLRIWAIVAAIGGTFDAIANFERGLDGSSIDVFKQVLLIVAAMGGVKSAILILTWAIQQEIE, from the coding sequence ATGGAAGAACGTTTCTTTGCTTCATTTATCCATTGTTATTTCATTGCTTTCGGGGTCATTATTGGTGGCACTATAATTGGCAGTATTGGGCATTTTATGACGGGTGATGCTCCTGTGGCATCGATAACCCGTCTGGCTAGAAGTCTGCGTATTTGGGCCATCGTCGCTGCTATTGGTGGTACGTTTGACGCTATCGCCAACTTTGAAAGAGGTCTTGATGGGTCAAGTATTGATGTATTTAAACAAGTGCTGTTAATAGTGGCCGCCATGGGTGGAGTGAAATCCGCCATCTTAATCCTAACATGGGCTATCCAGCAGGAGATAGAATAA
- a CDS encoding type II secretion system F family protein, giving the protein MNFQYKGKSALGKTINGKVDADSKRDALFQLEKEDLIIIDINETKTWNKDIIINKRVKNKDFVIFLRQYSTLIHAGISISDATKTMMKQTENRTLENALADIVKQLEQGHALSDAAKRHPKVFPSLLVNMIRAGEASGKLDEILNQMADYFEKEYRNRQRVISALIYPSVVGVITLLLSMFLLVFIVPQFVGMFHSFGEDIPAYTQFVMQVSDWVIAYWWVFFILVGIFLTIYRYLINNNSFVYKMDGMKMKFPIVGTLVHKSAMVRMTQTLSTLVNSSVPILQSVEITEKVVGNRIIQQALTKSRKSLEVGESLAMPMKDHWAFPALIVQMIEIGERTGTLDYMLMKAADFYEEEVEQLSNRIKVLIEPLMIIVLACIVGSVVIAVVIPMFSLFEKI; this is encoded by the coding sequence ATGAACTTTCAATACAAAGGGAAAAGCGCATTAGGAAAAACCATTAATGGAAAAGTGGATGCCGATTCCAAAAGGGACGCACTGTTTCAATTGGAAAAAGAAGATCTGATTATAATAGATATCAATGAAACGAAAACTTGGAATAAGGATATTATTATAAACAAAAGGGTTAAAAACAAAGATTTCGTAATCTTTTTAAGACAATATTCTACATTGATTCATGCAGGGATTTCCATTTCGGATGCAACAAAAACCATGATGAAGCAAACAGAAAATCGCACGTTGGAAAATGCACTTGCGGACATAGTGAAGCAGCTTGAACAGGGGCATGCACTTTCAGATGCCGCAAAGCGCCATCCGAAAGTATTTCCAAGCCTGCTTGTAAATATGATACGTGCGGGAGAGGCAAGTGGAAAGCTGGATGAAATACTTAACCAAATGGCGGATTACTTTGAGAAGGAGTATCGAAATAGACAGAGGGTTATTTCTGCACTTATTTATCCAAGTGTAGTCGGTGTTATCACTTTATTGCTTAGTATGTTTCTGCTTGTGTTTATCGTACCGCAATTTGTTGGTATGTTTCATTCCTTTGGTGAAGACATACCCGCATATACTCAGTTTGTGATGCAAGTAAGTGACTGGGTTATTGCATACTGGTGGGTATTTTTCATTTTAGTAGGAATCTTTCTGACAATTTATCGTTATCTCATAAATAATAATTCATTCGTATATAAAATGGATGGTATGAAAATGAAGTTTCCAATAGTTGGAACTCTCGTCCACAAAAGTGCTATGGTTCGTATGACGCAAACGTTAAGTACACTTGTTAATAGTTCGGTTCCAATTTTACAGTCAGTGGAAATCACTGAAAAGGTTGTTGGCAATCGGATAATCCAGCAGGCCCTTACTAAATCGAGAAAATCCCTAGAGGTTGGAGAATCATTAGCGATGCCAATGAAAGATCACTGGGCATTTCCAGCACTTATCGTACAAATGATAGAAATTGGAGAACGAACAGGCACATTGGACTATATGCTTATGAAAGCAGCAGATTTCTACGAAGAAGAAGTTGAACAATTATCAAATAGAATCAAAGTATTAATCGAGCCTTTAATGATTATTGTACTTGCATGTATCGTTGGCAGTGTAGTTATAGCAGTAGTTATACCAATGTTTTCACTTTTTGAAAAAATTTAG
- a CDS encoding prepilin peptidase, with protein sequence MEITVTVIFFIFGLVFGSFFNVVGLRLPKNIPFMNDRSSCPLCNQTLSWYELIPVLSYILQFGRCRNCQASISPIYPIVELATGLLFALSYLKVGLEFELITALLLVSMLIIIFVSDIKYMLIPNKVLLFFLPFFLVMRLIHPVDSCWNSILGASAGAGITAIIILISKGGMGGGDMKLFGVLGIVLGLSNILLVFFLSTIIGAIIGILLLAFRLVDRKQAIPFGPYIVIAALVAYFCGNSIINWYGNLFL encoded by the coding sequence ATGGAAATTACAGTAACAGTTATATTTTTTATTTTTGGTTTAGTCTTCGGGTCTTTCTTCAATGTTGTGGGGTTACGCTTACCTAAAAATATTCCTTTCATGAATGACCGATCATCTTGTCCTCTATGTAATCAAACACTTTCCTGGTATGAACTTATTCCGGTATTGTCTTATATATTACAATTTGGTAGATGCAGAAATTGCCAGGCTTCCATATCGCCAATTTATCCAATTGTAGAACTTGCTACTGGTCTCTTATTTGCATTAAGTTATCTGAAAGTCGGTTTGGAGTTTGAGTTAATTACTGCGCTGTTATTAGTTTCCATGTTAATCATCATATTCGTATCCGATATTAAATATATGCTGATTCCAAACAAGGTACTCTTATTTTTTCTGCCATTCTTCCTAGTGATGCGTCTAATTCATCCTGTGGACTCTTGTTGGAATTCAATTTTAGGGGCCAGTGCTGGAGCCGGTATTACCGCCATAATTATCCTAATAAGTAAAGGTGGAATGGGCGGGGGTGACATGAAGCTGTTCGGGGTACTTGGTATCGTTCTTGGTCTTTCAAATATTTTACTTGTATTTTTCTTATCAACCATCATAGGTGCAATTATTGGAATCCTTCTGCTCGCATTTCGTCTTGTGGATCGCAAACAAGCAATACCATTTGGTCCCTACATCGTTATTGCCGCTCTTGTTGCTTATTTTTGTGGAAATTCAATTATTAACTGGTATGGGAATTTATTTTTGTAA
- the pilM gene encoding type IV pilus biogenesis protein PilM: MGLRNPGRVNIVITNRVLRYCFHKDESLESLVSHGEIELPVDTIKDGRIGNKPVLLKLLRNLVHEQKWKRKKLYFCVPDDTVVIRKIKVPSALSFNEVKGYVTTHLGNRFHLPFRNPAMDIELLKAGKEEQTILMFAYPKEKLDEFVSVFTEAGMKAVVADLTSLSVYRYYYLQEENKDNDNDNDVLLIHWNVDSLVLTTFSNHQAVFTRSRKLVLESGITNELITEITRIIDFYQFNITNGASTITRLLISGDAANLQEIKTKIQNSVTIPIDLIDELHKTYDIAAKYTDVLGLAMKHNV; this comes from the coding sequence ATGGGATTAAGAAATCCTGGCAGAGTAAATATTGTTATTACTAATCGGGTTCTACGTTATTGTTTCCATAAAGACGAATCATTGGAAAGTCTTGTGAGCCATGGAGAGATAGAATTGCCTGTGGATACAATCAAAGATGGCAGAATCGGGAATAAACCTGTTTTACTTAAACTGCTGCGGAATCTTGTTCATGAACAAAAATGGAAACGTAAAAAACTTTATTTTTGCGTTCCTGATGATACGGTGGTTATTCGAAAGATAAAGGTTCCATCAGCACTCTCGTTCAATGAAGTTAAAGGTTACGTAACTACGCATCTAGGGAATCGATTTCATCTTCCATTCCGAAATCCGGCAATGGATATAGAACTCCTTAAAGCGGGCAAAGAAGAGCAAACGATATTAATGTTTGCATATCCCAAAGAGAAGCTTGATGAATTTGTCTCGGTTTTTACTGAAGCCGGAATGAAAGCAGTAGTGGCCGATCTTACATCATTATCGGTTTATCGTTATTATTATTTACAAGAGGAAAATAAGGATAATGATAACGATAACGATGTCTTGTTAATCCATTGGAACGTGGATTCACTAGTGTTAACCACGTTTTCTAACCATCAGGCAGTTTTTACTAGAAGCCGGAAACTGGTTTTGGAAAGCGGGATAACCAATGAATTGATTACTGAAATTACCCGGATTATTGACTTTTATCAGTTTAATATCACAAATGGTGCTTCAACGATTACTAGGCTGCTGATATCTGGTGACGCAGCAAATTTACAGGAAATCAAAACTAAAATACAGAACAGTGTAACGATACCAATTGATCTTATTGATGAACTTCATAAAACATATGACATTGCTGCTAAATATACTGATGTCTTAGGGTTGGCGATGAAACATAACGTGTAG
- a CDS encoding DHH family phosphoesterase — MNFDKIVEAIKNHHTIIIHRHVRPDPDALGSQGGLMHMIKETFPEKDVYVVGSEDPSLTFLIGMDTINDDTFKGALVIVCDTANAARIDDTRYGKGDTLIKIDHHPNVDKYGDILSVNTDASSTSEIIYDLFLYAQSHGFKMNDQVARLLYGGIVGDTGRFLFPSTTKKTFQIAAELVTYNFDRSALYDGIYSTKETIARLRGYILQNYKLADSGMSTIKLNQSILREFGVSDMETGQLVGVLGEIEGIKAWAFFIEEDDLIRVRLRSKGPVINTIATKYNGGGHPMAAGASVHSWEEVAQVVNDLNQACMLYTK, encoded by the coding sequence ATGAACTTTGACAAAATAGTAGAAGCAATCAAAAATCACCATACAATAATTATTCACCGCCACGTAAGGCCGGATCCTGATGCTCTAGGTTCTCAGGGTGGATTAATGCACATGATTAAAGAAACCTTTCCCGAAAAAGATGTCTATGTTGTTGGATCAGAGGATCCATCCCTAACGTTCTTAATAGGAATGGATACAATCAATGATGATACATTTAAAGGGGCACTTGTAATCGTGTGTGATACGGCCAACGCTGCCAGAATTGATGATACCCGGTATGGCAAGGGAGATACGTTAATTAAAATTGACCACCATCCGAATGTAGATAAATATGGAGATATTTTATCCGTTAACACAGACGCAAGTTCGACCAGTGAAATTATTTATGATCTTTTTTTGTATGCACAAAGTCACGGTTTTAAAATGAATGACCAGGTAGCACGTCTTCTTTATGGAGGAATTGTTGGCGATACCGGCCGATTTCTATTTCCAAGTACAACGAAGAAAACATTCCAAATTGCTGCAGAACTTGTAACCTACAATTTTGATCGTTCAGCATTATATGACGGGATCTACAGTACCAAGGAAACAATAGCAAGACTACGTGGCTATATTTTACAAAATTACAAACTTGCGGATTCGGGTATGAGTACGATAAAACTGAATCAATCGATTTTACGTGAGTTTGGCGTAAGTGATATGGAAACCGGTCAGTTGGTCGGTGTATTAGGAGAGATTGAGGGGATTAAAGCGTGGGCGTTCTTTATTGAAGAAGATGACCTGATTCGTGTACGTCTCCGTTCAAAAGGCCCCGTAATAAACACAATTGCTACTAAGTACAATGGGGGAGGTCATCCTATGGCTGCTGGAGCGTCTGTCCATTCGTGGGAAGAAGTAGCACAAGTAGTCAATGACCTTAATCAGGCTTGTATGTTATATACAAAGTAA
- a CDS encoding DRTGG domain-containing protein, with translation MATKHEQIIQHIGTLGIGNKISVRQVAKDLNVSEGTAYRAIKEAENQGLVSTIERVGTIRIERKQKENFEQLTFAEVINIVDGQVLGGHRGLHKSLSKFVIGAMQLEAMMRYTERDSLLIVGNRIKAHELALNEGAAVLITGGFDTKEHIKRLADEKEIPIMSTSYDTFTVAAMINRAIYDQLIKKEIVFVDDIFTPVESAYYLKTKDILEKWYRLNDESKHSRFPVIDDKQRVVGMVTSRDVLGKDNQTPIEKIMTKRPHVIQTKTSLAYVAHMMVWEGIELMPVVDQSNKLQGIVSRQDVLKALQQIQRQPQIGETIDDIISRNLDSLDAEQTMFQTDITPQMTNQLGTLSNGVFTSLISEASSRLLLQAKKADLVVENITVYFMKPVQIDSKIIIKPNLLEVGRVYAKIDVEVFNNKKMVGKGLLMAQLIDR, from the coding sequence GTGGCAACGAAACATGAGCAAATCATTCAACATATCGGAACGTTAGGGATTGGTAATAAGATATCCGTTCGCCAAGTTGCTAAGGATCTAAATGTAAGTGAAGGTACTGCATACAGGGCGATAAAAGAAGCTGAAAATCAGGGGCTGGTAAGTACAATTGAGCGGGTTGGAACCATACGTATTGAACGGAAACAAAAAGAAAACTTTGAACAACTGACTTTTGCGGAAGTTATCAATATCGTTGATGGACAGGTTCTTGGGGGTCATAGAGGATTACACAAATCATTAAGTAAATTTGTTATTGGCGCCATGCAGTTAGAGGCCATGATGCGATATACTGAACGTGATTCCTTATTAATCGTAGGGAATAGGATAAAGGCCCATGAACTTGCATTAAATGAGGGTGCAGCTGTTTTGATAACGGGTGGATTTGACACGAAGGAGCACATCAAACGGCTTGCTGATGAAAAAGAAATACCCATAATGTCGACAAGCTATGATACCTTTACTGTAGCCGCAATGATAAACAGGGCTATTTATGATCAATTAATCAAAAAAGAAATTGTGTTTGTTGATGATATATTTACACCTGTTGAAAGTGCCTATTATTTGAAAACAAAAGATATTTTAGAAAAATGGTACAGGCTTAATGACGAATCAAAACATTCGAGATTTCCCGTTATCGATGACAAGCAGCGTGTTGTAGGAATGGTTACCTCGAGGGATGTTCTTGGAAAAGACAATCAAACCCCTATTGAAAAAATTATGACGAAACGTCCGCATGTAATCCAAACAAAAACCTCTTTGGCATATGTAGCCCATATGATGGTTTGGGAAGGCATTGAGCTTATGCCTGTTGTCGATCAATCGAACAAATTGCAGGGAATTGTCTCAAGACAGGACGTACTGAAAGCGCTGCAGCAAATTCAACGGCAGCCTCAGATTGGGGAAACAATTGACGATATCATCTCACGGAATCTTGATTCACTGGACGCGGAACAAACGATGTTTCAAACAGATATTACACCACAAATGACCAATCAGCTTGGTACACTTTCAAATGGTGTATTCACGTCATTAATTTCGGAGGCAAGCAGCCGTTTGCTGTTGCAGGCAAAAAAGGCAGATTTAGTAGTAGAAAATATAACAGTATATTTTATGAAACCTGTACAAATTGACAGTAAAATAATCATAAAACCAAATCTGCTTGAAGTTGGCAGGGTTTATGCAAAAATAGATGTTGAAGTATTTAATAACAAGAAAATGGTCGGCAAGGGCCTGCTGATGGCCCAATTGATTGATCGATAA
- a CDS encoding MFS transporter — protein sequence MESKSKQSNEVYDKRWAIVSMASIPLIMTLGNSMLIPVLPIMEKELDISKLQSSYIISVYSVVAIFLIPIAGFLSDRFGRKNVIIPSLIIAGIGAILAGFASWKMNDPFVYILIGRILQGIGASGTAPIVLPLVGDMFQKDKDISSTLGIIETSNTFGKVLSPILGAVLAGIIWFLPFFSIPLFCLISVLLIIFLVKKPEDDEKGPSFSEFKQHTKEVFHEHKRWLLAIFVIGAILMFILFGILFYLSSVLEEVYHFKGVKKGLYLAVPLAALCLSSFIAGKIIKDNLVLMKWITFVGILVAGGAVVAVRFSDQFIYLLIVFLVCGVGIGAVLPCMDALITESIKKNVRGTVTSIYSSARFVGVAGGPPAIALLMKQDLTWLVSLLSLLALIAAFLAFKKIKPEDDPK from the coding sequence ATGGAGAGTAAGTCTAAACAAAGTAATGAAGTTTATGACAAAAGATGGGCAATTGTTTCAATGGCATCCATCCCATTGATCATGACACTTGGAAATTCAATGTTAATTCCTGTATTGCCTATCATGGAAAAAGAACTGGATATCTCTAAACTGCAATCCAGCTACATTATAAGTGTTTATTCTGTTGTGGCTATTTTTCTAATCCCGATAGCCGGGTTTCTTTCCGATCGTTTTGGCAGGAAAAATGTCATTATTCCTTCTTTAATTATAGCGGGAATTGGTGCTATACTAGCGGGGTTTGCATCATGGAAAATGAATGACCCCTTCGTATATATCCTTATAGGAAGAATCCTGCAGGGGATTGGCGCCTCTGGAACCGCCCCAATTGTATTGCCTCTGGTTGGGGATATGTTTCAAAAAGATAAGGATATCAGTTCCACCTTGGGTATTATTGAAACATCTAATACATTTGGGAAGGTATTAAGTCCTATACTCGGAGCTGTATTAGCAGGAATTATATGGTTTTTACCTTTCTTTTCTATTCCTTTATTCTGTCTTATATCTGTTCTGCTCATTATTTTTTTGGTTAAAAAGCCAGAAGATGATGAAAAGGGACCTAGTTTTTCCGAATTTAAACAACATACAAAAGAAGTATTTCATGAACATAAACGTTGGCTGCTTGCCATTTTTGTCATTGGAGCTATCTTAATGTTTATTTTATTTGGTATTCTATTTTACCTTTCCAGTGTGCTGGAAGAAGTATATCACTTCAAAGGAGTTAAGAAAGGATTATATTTAGCTGTACCACTTGCGGCGTTATGTTTGTCCTCATTTATAGCAGGTAAAATCATCAAGGATAATTTGGTTCTTATGAAATGGATAACCTTTGTCGGTATCTTGGTTGCAGGCGGGGCTGTTGTCGCTGTACGATTTTCCGATCAGTTTATTTATTTATTAATCGTTTTCCTAGTCTGTGGAGTTGGGATTGGGGCCGTGCTTCCTTGTATGGATGCGCTAATTACCGAAAGCATTAAGAAAAATGTAAGGGGTACCGTTACCTCCATATATAGTTCTGCCCGTTTTGTAGGAGTAGCTGGGGGACCGCCAGCTATTGCCTTATTAATGAAACAGGATTTAACATGGCTGGTCAGCCTGCTTTCTTTGTTAGCATTAATCGCAGCATTTCTAGCCTTTAAAAAAATCAAACCCGAGGATGATCCGAAATAA
- a CDS encoding YtpI family protein, which translates to MIIFPIIILLSIVLYVYYKVAILRTKDKLTQAYFNAKSRICLGSFVFFFAVNQYLFYQTKISLFIGIVFLVLGYLQLSRGFKEVKHYRNEWKRLYSE; encoded by the coding sequence ATGATCATTTTTCCTATTATTATCTTGTTATCAATTGTGCTTTATGTATATTACAAGGTTGCCATATTACGAACGAAAGACAAACTTACACAAGCATATTTTAACGCAAAATCAAGAATTTGTCTCGGAAGCTTTGTTTTCTTTTTTGCTGTCAATCAATACTTATTTTACCAGACAAAAATTTCCCTGTTTATCGGTATTGTGTTTCTAGTACTTGGTTACTTGCAGCTGTCAAGAGGATTTAAAGAAGTTAAGCACTACAGAAATGAGTGGAAACGTCTATATAGTGAATAA